From the Hylaeus volcanicus isolate JK05 chromosome 4, UHH_iyHylVolc1.0_haploid, whole genome shotgun sequence genome, one window contains:
- the LOC128874899 gene encoding probable deoxyhypusine synthase: protein MNDLKEDSDNDVLKHVKDAVLVHSSQLPAGTPTVKGYDWNKGIDYHALLQTYKYSGFQARNFGLAVDEIQKMINARNIPLDDDQIDILENDEFIRRKSSCTIFLGYTSNMASCGVRETIRFLVQHKMVDCIVTTAGGVEEDLIKCLAPTYIGDFHLDGKRLRGLGMNRIGNLLVPNNNYCLFEDWVIPKLDAMLAEQKEKGTLWTPSKVIARLGEEINNENSIYYWAAKNKIPVFSPALTDGSLGDMMYFHSFKNPGLVIDILSDLRRLNTMAMKAVKSGMIIVGGGVIKHHICNANLMRNGADYAVFINTSSEFDGSDSGARPDEAVSWGKIRVDAKPVKIYAEATLVFPLLVGETFARHYHSSKEKTVSDV from the exons atgaatgatcTTAAAGAAGATTCTGATAATGATGTCCTAAAACATGTCAAGGATGCTGTATTGGTACATAGTTCTCAACTGCCAGCTGGAACACCTACAGTAAAAG gatATGACTGGAACAAGGGAATAGATTATCATGCTCTCTTgcaaacatataaatattctggATTCCAAGCAAGGAATTTTGGTTTAGCAGTAgatgaaattcaaaaaatgataaatgctCGAAATATTCCTCTCGATGATGATCAAATTGACATACTAGAAAATGATGAATTCATTAGAAGAAAGTCTtcatgtacaatatttttgggatacACATCTAATATGGCCTCTTGTGGAGTTCGAGAGACTATAAGGTTTCTTGTACAACATAAAATG gTGGATTGTATTGTTACTACAGCAGGTGGTGTAGAGGAAGATTTGATAAAATGTTTAGCACCAACATACATTGGAGATTTTCATTTAGATGGAAAACGTCTACGAGGGCTTGGAATGAATAGAATAGGAAACTTATTAGTACCTAACAATAATTACTGCTTGTTTGAAGATTGGGTAATACCTAAATTAGATGCAATGTTGGCAgagcaaaaagaaaag GGTACCCTATGGACACCATCTAAAGTAATAGCTAGGTTAggcgaagaaattaataatgagaattcaatttattactgggctgcaaaaaataaaattccagtTTTTAGTCCAGCTCTAACTGATGGCAGTCTCGGTGACATGATGTATTtccattcatttaaaaacCCAGGACTTGTCATAGACATACTATCAG ATCTCAGACGTTTGAATACAATGGCAATGAAAGCAGTAAAGAGTGGAATGATTATTGTAGGAGGTGGTGTTATAAAACATCATATTTGTAATGCAAATTTAATG agGAATGGTGCTGACTATGccgtatttataaatacgtcTTCGGAGTTTGATGGAAGCGATAGCGGTGCACGTCCGGATGAAGCCGTTTCGTGGGGCAAAATTCGCGTAGATGCGAAACCAGTGAAA aTTTATGCAGAAGCAACTCTGGTGTTTCCACTACTTGTAGGCGAAACATTTGCTCGACATTATCATTCctcaaaagaaaaaactgtATCGgatgtttag